The genome window CTGCAATTCGTTAGTTTCAGGATTACCATTTCATATTTGGGAACCCGTTTACTCGCCTGGGCAGATACTCCTTACAAGTGGAGCGCAACATGATTGGAAGACTACGCGCTGTCGTTATGCGATCGCGGATTACCTCCGTGCCGTTGCACGACGCCGCTTTGCCATCGCGGAAAATCCCCATACCCTCGATGGTTTTTGTGATGTCGCTGATGTATGCCGCTATGTCGCTGATGTTCGTCTCGGGATGCGCTGAAATCCAGCAGGACGAATCGGCGCCCCCGGCCTCTTCCTCGACCTCGGCCCCGCCCTCCCCCGAGGCGGTCTAC of Gemmatimonadota bacterium contains these proteins:
- a CDS encoding RidA family protein, whose amino-acid sequence is MSLMYAAMSLMFVSGCAEIQQDESAPPASSSTSAPPSPEAVYLTSETTASMNLPFSDAVRVGRLLFLSGQIGHIPGT